Within Vigna unguiculata cultivar IT97K-499-35 chromosome 2, ASM411807v1, whole genome shotgun sequence, the genomic segment aaaaaaagagaactaAAGAAAGGAGTGGCTGCACTCCAAAATCACGTGAGGTGATTTGTCCAAAGGAAGGAAGACTACCtctcgaacctaagtcctctcaaaCACCACACCATAcgctcaaccacttgagctaccatCGCTCCTTATTACAATTGACCTAATTAATTCCATTAAATGTGTATCCATTTCCCATTTActgttaaattaaatatttatttatatttaattttcttgggtcttacaaagcttttgttaaataaataaatgtaggTTCGCACAATTCTCTCccactaaaaaaaatttgtccTCGAAAATTGTCTTACCagagaaatagaaaaatgtaTGATTTTCTCATATCTTCCTCCAACTCCTTTATAGAATCTCCAGTCCTTTTATTCCATAATACCTTCACTAGGCTTATAGTCTGGCAATACCTAAGTTGTACCTAATGCCATATCAGATATCAAATTCCATTTTTTGGTATCAAATTGGTCGAACTATTCATCTGAAAATTTTTTCCCTTCTTTAATCCTTAAAACAGGTACAATTTGACTCAAAAGTCCTCAAATAGTACAATTTAAGCAATTTGGTAATATCATAGCttcaaatttaagatttttactAATAATACAATCACAAAGTCTCATACCTAAATTGTCTCAATCAAATTTCACTAATGCATAATACACACAccaattatcaataaaataaatcattgcATCACAATAACAAACTAACTATGAAATCATTCAACCACCCTTCCATAGATCACAAACAAATAAGCActttaacaaacaaaataaaaataataggttTCCCTTATTTTGAGTAGAAAACTTCTCTAACTAAAGTTGCTCCTTAGAGTCTTATTCCTCATAAGATGATTTAACTATACAAACATAGTCCCAATTAGAAATTTAAACATATCCTTATGATCACAATCAAACATATATTCACTTTGAGCTATTGAGTCACATGCATTGAACTACATGCTACATTTAGACTAGGTTtgataaattacaattttataatcatTGAGTAAGCTTTAGAATAATCGCAGTCTATAACGTTTGTTGCACTAGTGTAAGTTgcatataaatttcttttgaTGCTTtgaaatacacatttggtaagatttattttcttaaaacaaatataaacacAGTAAACAACGTCCATGTGGTTATCTTCCATATGAAGAAATAATGActtgacacacacacacacacacacacaaacccACCAATATTCGATTCAAAAGTACAACGTTACACAAAGATTCAAAAGATTACGTTATCTTTCAAACATTACGCAACAATCATCTCCATGAAGAAAGTACAGTGTATACAATTTGATTTGTCTCATTGTTCTAAAGCTTTGCGTATAATTAGTTTTTCGTGGGAGTGTGTAAAAGCTTTTGTATTCTTCACCATAGAAAGTTATCCTCTAGTCAGGAAGCCATTCACATATCCTCTCTCTGAGAGTTACCTTTCTTTGAATAAACATTCTTTATTTGTAATCACAACTTAcatttacaatatttgagtTCTTAATCTTAGGGGAATTAAGGAGAGATAAATAGGAGTGGCTTGTGTACTCTCTATAGGCAATAATGATTTGgtatactcaatttctaataaatttttgattaatgtaaccttttaaattttgacataagGAGAAAAAATTGAGTGTATCCCAAGAATTGTgaataaatcaatataaaattgttGTGTTGGCACTTTGTTCAACCCTTCTAAAGTTGTTTGATACTTTAGTTGGTGTAAGTGCCAACATTTTGAAGTTggttttgttataaaaatataatgtattgcAAAAACTTTTCTAGATTCAAACTCCTATTTCTAAAACCACATAATTACATACATTGAGTCACACATCTCATTCTACTCCACTACATcctttctcttattttattgAGCTTATTTTCTACTCTCTTAAAAGTGTTCTTCTTGCTAATTCTGAGATCCTTGGAGATATTCGAGAAGTTCATGTCTCAGGAAAACCATCTAATTCATGTTCTTGTCATGTTTTTACAACAAGTTTTTGATAGAACGAAAGGTGTAATCCTATAATACTTACTCGTGATTGATCATCTACCTTTTTCCAAAGGATGTTGAAGTATGGGAGGTGTAATCCAAATTATACTTGTTTTCTTCTAGTCATGTCATATGGATATCCTATACATTGTTGAAAATGACAACCACATTCTTATATGAAAAGCAAGAGTTTATACCAACCAATAAATGGAttgaataactaaaatatttttaccaaatGAATGCAAAAAAATGCAATACCTTTAGGGTGTTATCTCTAAAGATGAGTATGCAAAGTTTCACTCATTATTAGTGTATAAAGCGAATGTGGGACACACTAACCGTCACTAAAGAAggttttaagaaaatagaagggaatAAACTTAATTCCTTGAGTATTCAGAATTGGTAGTTTAACATAGAAGGGAATGAAAGCCATGTTCTACATATTCCAAGTAATTATAACATTAGTACTTACAATATCATGAACAaaagattaataataaaaaacttaatttcatttcaaaagttttcatttagatacttttttttaagttatacaaagttctttttatcttttcaatttgCAAAACATCCCTAAGTTTCACatgattttaaataacatatcaATAATACACTTATCACATGATTTTATTAAagatcatttaaaaatattttacatttaaaaaaatcaattgaattCTTTTTGTTAGAACATAATAGTTTACTTTCCTACACTAGTGCATATTTGCCTTTCTAACTCGGGCTTTATGCCTTGATCAGAATGAAAACGAGGTATATAAACAAACAgtgacaattttgaaatttacgCAATCTTTTATGCCTCAGTTACCATTACACTCGAGCTAGAAACCACCCTTCTACCTTGGTTGCGAAGGACCTGAGGCATAAATTGGTTACCTACTTCGGTTTTGTGTGAACCCGAGGCAAATAAATTTGTGtagtcaaaaaaataattttttcaatttttttcctgCTCTTTATGGCCTCGATTTTCTTGGAACTGAGGCAAAATAGGGTGTTATGCCTCGGTTATGTGTTAACTGAGGCAGAAGAAGGTTTTATGCCTTGATTTTTAATTCAACCAAGGTAGAAAGGTTAGGTTAGAAAAATCCCAAATCAGAAACAAactgcacttcatcttcttccctgCATGCAAGGggcttcttcttctccattttctctACACTTCGTCTTTGTCTTCCACCAACACAATAGACATCACGTCTTTTTCCTCTCCCTGGAGCGAACCACTGCACTACGCGTCTATCGCTGCTCTTGTGCGTCTTCTTCATCGCGTCATGTCCGCCATTgcgtgtaagacccgtgaaatttaattaattaaataaatatttaattaataaatgtgggtaatgggagcctttatgacatttaatattgattgatgtgatgtggaaaagtgctagcttaaatggttgagagtacttaattgtatgagaggacttgggtttgagtcctatgtatgcctaTTGTGtgtgtatttaatttatttttattttaaaaatatgcttgatcatgttgattgataatataatcatagaattatattaatcatcatgaaacatgaattggttgaatggttgtgcattaagTTAGCATTGGCATGAGagtgggtttgaaccttgggtAACCCAAACTAAACTATCTTTTTGCTAAAAGttgttttggcatgaatgtgaaaaggtaTAGGAACCCTAGCTGGCCAAAGAGCAGCCAAGAGTGGTTGTAAAACAGTCCATAACGAGACATTGAATGGCCATTAACATCCCCATTAAGCCTCATTTTCGTTTCTAGATAATTAACATACATTAAGACCTAATTAAAAGGCCAATTAGAGAAAAGGAAGAAGGTTTTCTGAGGCTACTATTGCACTGCACGTTAGGGAGAGAAATTCAGAGAGAAACGTGAGGTTGAGTGCAATCCAGGAGCTGAATTGGGTGAGAGAAGAGAAACCATTTTCTTATGAAAGAAGGAGACAATAACCTTCAAGTTTAGCAaggaaatccaggttaggggagttatACACGTTAATCTTTATGTTTAAACATGAATTGCATGATAAGTATGTGATGATTGTACATGAACCCCTTTCTGTTCGGTTAAATTTCGAGTTTCTGAaaattcccagaaaccgcctggggGGCTATGCATAGTTGCCAGGCGACACTGCTGTTTTGGCCTAATTCTGGGTTCTTGAGgaaggaaccgcctggcggcacatccctagccgccaggcgacacatgttGCTTgcccagttttctgggttctgGTTGAATtgtctggcggtgatgaacacccgccaggtgACACGAGTCAATTTTGACTCGATTTTAGTGTTTTGGACTTCCTGTGTGATTTCTAATCGGTGGAAAGGGTGTTGAATTCTTTAAATGATTAAATGGGAGTAAATAATTGTGAAATTATGATCTAATAAAGGGAAATTGGATGATTATGGCATCATTCTCGTTTTAGGGTTGCGTAAGGAGGAACCTGAATGCGTGATTTGATTCAAGTGAGAATTTAACTGGAAGTGGTGTATTTTATCCTAAATAAGGGTTTGGGTGTAGTAGAATGTATTAGGGTCTGATGAATTGGTAAAGTCTAGGTGAAAGGGATTTTCAGGGAGTCTTCAAAGTGTTGAAGTTCTGGAAAATTGCCTAGAATCATAAGTACTGCCTCGTGGCATGGGGCTTGCCGCCAAGCGCTAGCGCAGTGGTAGTGATATTGCGTGGCTGTGATGGTAGGCACTGGGGTGGGTTTTGTTGCAGTTGTATTTGTATTTGGAACTAGAAGAATTGATTTGGTGATATCCTTGGGTAAGTAATGATATAATCCTAATGCATAACCTAAAGTAGTGGCTTAAAATGTGGAATTGGATGGTATCAATTATTTTAAGACTGCTTATATGAAGTGTGATATAGTGTAAATTATGGACTGGTGTAAGCTATGTGAAGGAGGTCCAAAAGCGTGACTTGTTCTTTGATAGGGTTAGATTTATGAGTGAAGTGTTGGTAAGCACTTAGGAAGGGTGAATGGAAATTAAATACCAAGCTAATGTTTTGAACGTGAGTGGAATTGGCCTAGATGGGAGTGTGGTGTAAATGTTGTTAAGATATGGATAttgtgtcttgagtcttagacACCTATGGGTAAATAATAGTGTGCCAAGGGTACGAGGTTAACAGTGGTATATGGTAAAGTTTGAAACATTGAATTAAGCAAGGTGATTTATTGGTAAACTTAGGTCGGTGAACCTAATTGGAATTAAGATCATGGGAAAACGAGTTAAATCACATGGTCTTGAGATTAATTAATTTGGTAAAGTTTAGTGATGGGGTGGTGCAGAGGGAGATGTAGAAATCAGTGAGGGAGAACTCAAAACCAGTACAATTAGATGTACTGATATAGCGCCTGACAGTAGAGTTGAAGCCGCTAGGCGATAACCACCAAACAAGTGCTCTTGGAACGTGTGCGTCTGGCGATGAGGGTGGTCCCGCTAGGCGATGTCTAAAAGTCTGGGTGCTCTAAGGCGTTTGGCGCCTGGCAGTATGcgtcccccgctaggcggtctggaagtGGGCAGCGCCTGGTGCTTTGTGGGTAGTGCAAGGCGATTTTGCTGCAGTAGAATTGGTTTTGTGCTGGCATTGtttgcgtgatctacaaggcttttaggATATCtcaaaggtcggcttgctggtgttccttgagttgtggcttggaatgtatcccttgagttgagctcaggataggggttaagcacataGCATTTAttaagttgtggctcagaatgacattCCTCGAGTTAAGCtcgagatggcggatgaacacgaggaacccttgagttgagcttgggttagcgagtgttgccggtgtgagtgtgctggttgtggccagtacgaataggtccagatagattgccctcctgaataattagctgacgagtttggtagtcttgggacgttacgaactatgttcgtatttggtaACTCCACCTAGTGTTACGGTGTGTGATTCGTAGTATGGTTTCccacacgtgctctatcggttatGGCCGATAGATATGGCAACAAGATATCTTGAGatactcactagaagacgtagaacacgattaacatggttgtggccatatggtatggaatcaaaggaaggaattcctttggtgtgattgtgtgatatatataaatgtgctatatgtatatatgtttattttgttagctcaccatATATACTTGTGTTTGATGACGATCGTGTACGCAGTACACGTGACCAGAgaatgttgcaggtggatctagtGAGGCTCAGAGACAGAGCAGGGGCTAGCTGGGAGATTTTTTCTATAGAGATGTTTTTATTGTGAATTTTACAGACTTGTAATCTTGGTTTATGAATATGGATTGGTTTTATAATAccttttataaattgaattttggaattactttataatgtattaaagttttaatttcccTGTGTTTTTGGGAAACGAGGTGTTAATAAATGTAGCtgatgtaataattttttattattaattaaattcgtaatatttggtcgggatgttacattgcGCGTCTTCTTCCTCGTATCAAGTCCGCCCCTATGCACTTACGCTTGGTGCCGCTGCTGCTATTATTGTGGCATCACGTTGTAGTCGCTGCTGCACTCGAAGACCCCATTATTGCATTGACGATGTTAAGAGGGAGGGAGGCTGTTGCAATTGTGCCATCATCACCGCTGTAATTGACGTTGGTTGCCCCATAATTGAGGCAAAAAGatcattcaaaatatattttttttaatttttaatgtcttTTTGGCATCGGTTgttatgcatatagatttaataCCATTATTACTTTTACTTAATATAGAGAGAAAAGACATAGAAGAAGAATAAacataataacatttaattaaaaagttactttagttaaaaataagaacgccataaattaattcaaattaattgaaaagttacattaattgatttgaaaatttacaacagtTGTCAATTGAACAATAATCTTTCGATAACCAATGTTAAATCTATTTTGGAAAAGTAGTAAAATTAGcctattttactattattgttatatatatatattagactAATTGAACAATAATCTTTCAATAACcaatatttaatctattttgGGAAAACAGTATAATTAGCCTATTTTactattgttatatatatatatatatgtatatatatatatatatatatatatatgtatatatatatatatattaattagactacttaataaattatgtgtattttagtaatttaaactGGAACGAAAAAGAACATAGATGAATATTAGGACATGTatgtaattgaaaaaaatatgtagATACCAATTCCCATCTCTATACTTAgttaaagaaaaatcaaatattattcgTACTCATACCTAGTTAATACGAGATTTTCCGTCAAAACATAAGCAAGTTCGAGCATTATCTGCTCTGAAATTAACtcacataaaaattatttatttttaattttattaatttaagttAACAAGAATAATGtattaagtaaaaaagaaaagcaaaaaataGTTAAACCTAACCAATAAAATGAAAAGTGTTAAATTAAAAGGATCTCTTGGCGCGAGAAgggaggaaaaagaaaagaaatggaggATGAGTGAAGTATCATAGAAGAAGCTACAGAGTTCTCATGATCAGAACAGTGTATGATACAAAGCTATTGAGGCTTGTAGCGCTACATGGCAAAGCCAAAACCATCACTCAATGCTTCTATTCCACTCATTTTCATCACCAAGATGCGTTGGATTCCTATTCCTACGCCACCATGCTCCAACAAGCTATCCAAAATCGCAACCCCAACTCAGGGAAGAGCCTCCACTGCCACATTCTCAAGCGAGGCGCCCGTTTGGACCTGTTCGCCCAAAACGTTCTTCTCAACACCTACGTTAATTTCAACTCCTTAGAGGATGCCTCCAAACTGTTCGACGAAATGCCCCTCATTAACACTGCCTCTTTCGTCACCTTGGCTCATGGCTTCTCCAGTTCAGGCCAATTTCATCACGCCCTTCACTTGCTTCTCAGGTACGCGTCTTCACAATTCCAGCTGCTGGTTAGTTAGTTAGTAACCTATTAGGAAGTTTGCTGCTTGCTAGTTGGGTCCTTTGTAAATTaatccaattaaaaataaaggacCTCACAAACGCTAAAACGGGAACTTCCTTTTTACTGCATCggatttcagattttttttttaatccatgTTATTTGTGTGAATTATCGTTGATTTGTTGATGGCTCACAGAATCACTCCTGAGTTTATGTCAttcatgttttcatttttaaattttcgtcgcaatttatattttttatgaaaatatatttaattatagataACTTTTGGTAATTATTTGAGTGTGACTATGAATATCATTATCAAACTGGATAAGTTTATTTGTAAGGATTTACACTActatttgatatataattacTTATAGACGATGAGATGCTTTGAGTGATATGGTTGGTCTGGTTTGATCTCTGGTATGTGTGTATAGGAAAACATTTGTTGGGAGAGGTTAACCCCTTAAATGAGTCGTAATATCTCAAGGATTAGTCCTTGGCTTggatcaaatttaaatttaaggtAAGCCAATTAGATATTAAGAAAACTGAAGTGATTGAATGTGGAGGATTTTGCTTCGAAGATGATTCAATCCAATTGGTGAACACAGGTTGTTCAGAGAAGGATACGAGGTGAACCAGTTTGTTTTCACGACACTTCTCAAGTTGCTGATGAGAATGGAGTTGGCTGATACATCTTGGAGTGTGCATGCATACGTTTATAAGCTTGGTCATCACTCTGATGCGTATGTTGGGACTGCACTACTTAGTGCCTATGCTGTCTGTGGAAATGTTGATGCTGCACGTGCAGTTTTTGATGGCATTTGTTGTAAGGACATGGTATCTTGGACTGGAATGGTAGCTTGCTATGCTGAGAACTATTGCCATGAGGATGCATTGCTACTTTTCTGCCAGATGAGGACTATGGGGTACACACCAAACAATTTTACCATTTCTGCTGCGCTTAAGTCCTGTCATGGTTTAGAAGCATTTGAGGTTGGGAAAAGTGTTCATGGATGTGCTTTGAAAGCATGTTATGATAGGGATCTTTATGTTGGCACTGCACTGCTTGAACTGTATGCCAAATCTGGAGAGATTGCTGAGGCGCAGCAGCTTTTCGAGGAAATGCCCAAAGATGATCTTATTCCATGGAGTCTCATGATTGCTCGGTATGctcaaagtgaaaaaagtagGGAGGCTTTGGAGTTGTTTTGTCGATTGAGGCAATCATCTGTTCTCcctaataattttacttttgctAGCGTGCTGCAAGCTTGTGCATCTCTGGTTTCGTTGAATTTGGGAAAGCAAATTCATTCTTCTGTACTGAAAGTTGGTCTTGACTCAAATGTGTTTGTGTCAAATGCCCTCATGGATGTTTACGCCAAGTGTGGTGAAATTGAAAACTCCGTGAAATTATTCATTTGGTCGGAAGAGAAAAACGAGGTAACTTGGAATACTATAATTGTTGGTTATGTTCAGTTAGGGGATGGGGAGAAAgccttaaatttattttcaaatatgcTTGGATATGATATACAGCCAACAGAAGTGACATACTCAAGTGTTTTGCGTGCCTCTGCCAGTTTAGTTTCTTTAGAGCCAGGGCGTCAAATTCATTCCTTAACCATCAAAACCATGTATAACAAGGATAGTGTAGTTGCAAATTCTTTGATAGACATGTATGCTAAGTGTGGTAGAATTGATGATGCTCGGCTAACATTTGATAAGATGAATAAACGAAATGAAGTTTCGTGGAATGCTATAATCTGTGGATATTCTATGCATGGGTTGAGTATGGAGGCTCTAAACTTATTTGACATGATGCAAAAGACCAATTGTAAACCAAATAAACTCACTTTCGTTGGTGTGCTTTCTGCATGTAGCAATGCAGGGTTGTTAGACAAAGGACGAACTCATTTTGGGTCAATGTTACAGGACTATGGCATTGAACCATGCATAGAACATTATACTTGCATGGTTTGGCTTCTTGGAAGATTAGGTCAATTTGAGGAAGCAATGAACCTCCTTGGAGAAATTCCATTTCAGCCCAGTGTTATGGTGTGGCGTGCACTGCTTGGTGCTTGTGTTATACATAAGAATCTTGATCTAGGTAAGGTTTGTGCTCAGCACGTACTTGAGATGGAGCCCCATGATGATGCAACTCATGTACTTCTGTCAAACATGTATGCCACTGAAAAGAGATGGGACAGAGTTGCTTCTGTtagaaaaaacatgaaaaggataaaagtgaaaaagGAACCAGGATTAAGCTGGGTTGAGAACCAAGGTGTAGTTCATTATTTCACTGTCGGAGACACCTCTCATCTCGACATTAAACTAATACATGCAATGCTTGAATGGTTAAACAAGAAAAGCAGGGATGCAGGGTATGTTCCTGATTGCAGTGTTGTTCTTCTTAATGTGGAGGATGATGAAAAGGAACGTCTCTTGTGGGCACACAGTGAAAGACTGGCACTGGCTTATGGACTGATACATATTCCACCTGTATGTTCTATTCGTATCATTAAAAATCTTCGGATTTGTGTAGATTGTCACACTGTTATAAAGTTGATATCAAAAATTGTGAAGCGAGAAATTGTTATCAGAGATATAAACCGGTTCCATCATTTTCAGCATGGCATTTGCTCCTGTGGTGACTACTGGTAACTGGCGTAGTCAAGCAGCGTT encodes:
- the LOC114172988 gene encoding putative pentatricopeptide repeat-containing protein At5g13230, mitochondrial isoform X1 codes for the protein MIRTVYDTKLLRLVALHGKAKTITQCFYSTHFHHQDALDSYSYATMLQQAIQNRNPNSGKSLHCHILKRGARLDLFAQNVLLNTYVNFNSLEDASKLFDEMPLINTASFVTLAHGFSSSGQFHHALHLLLRLFREGYEVNQFVFTTLLKLLMRMELADTSWSVHAYVYKLGHHSDAYVGTALLSAYAVCGNVDAARAVFDGICCKDMVSWTGMVACYAENYCHEDALLLFCQMRTMGYTPNNFTISAALKSCHGLEAFEVGKSVHGCALKACYDRDLYVGTALLELYAKSGEIAEAQQLFEEMPKDDLIPWSLMIARYAQSEKSREALELFCRLRQSSVLPNNFTFASVLQACASLVSLNLGKQIHSSVLKVGLDSNVFVSNALMDVYAKCGEIENSVKLFIWSEEKNEVTWNTIIVGYVQLGDGEKALNLFSNMLGYDIQPTEVTYSSVLRASASLVSLEPGRQIHSLTIKTMYNKDSVVANSLIDMYAKCGRIDDARLTFDKMNKRNEVSWNAIICGYSMHGLSMEALNLFDMMQKTNCKPNKLTFVGVLSACSNAGLLDKGRTHFGSMLQDYGIEPCIEHYTCMVWLLGRLGQFEEAMNLLGEIPFQPSVMVWRALLGACVIHKNLDLGKVCAQHVLEMEPHDDATHVLLSNMYATEKRWDRVASVRKNMKRIKVKKEPGLSWVENQGVVHYFTVGDTSHLDIKLIHAMLEWLNKKSRDAGYVPDCSVVLLNVEDDEKERLLWAHSERLALAYGLIHIPPVCSIRIIKNLRICVDCHTVIKLISKIVKREIVIRDINRFHHFQHGICSCGDYW
- the LOC114172988 gene encoding putative pentatricopeptide repeat-containing protein At5g13230, mitochondrial isoform X2, with translation MSRNISRISPWLGSNLNLRLFREGYEVNQFVFTTLLKLLMRMELADTSWSVHAYVYKLGHHSDAYVGTALLSAYAVCGNVDAARAVFDGICCKDMVSWTGMVACYAENYCHEDALLLFCQMRTMGYTPNNFTISAALKSCHGLEAFEVGKSVHGCALKACYDRDLYVGTALLELYAKSGEIAEAQQLFEEMPKDDLIPWSLMIARYAQSEKSREALELFCRLRQSSVLPNNFTFASVLQACASLVSLNLGKQIHSSVLKVGLDSNVFVSNALMDVYAKCGEIENSVKLFIWSEEKNEVTWNTIIVGYVQLGDGEKALNLFSNMLGYDIQPTEVTYSSVLRASASLVSLEPGRQIHSLTIKTMYNKDSVVANSLIDMYAKCGRIDDARLTFDKMNKRNEVSWNAIICGYSMHGLSMEALNLFDMMQKTNCKPNKLTFVGVLSACSNAGLLDKGRTHFGSMLQDYGIEPCIEHYTCMVWLLGRLGQFEEAMNLLGEIPFQPSVMVWRALLGACVIHKNLDLGKVCAQHVLEMEPHDDATHVLLSNMYATEKRWDRVASVRKNMKRIKVKKEPGLSWVENQGVVHYFTVGDTSHLDIKLIHAMLEWLNKKSRDAGYVPDCSVVLLNVEDDEKERLLWAHSERLALAYGLIHIPPVCSIRIIKNLRICVDCHTVIKLISKIVKREIVIRDINRFHHFQHGICSCGDYW